A window of the Streptomyces sp. NBC_01351 genome harbors these coding sequences:
- a CDS encoding YkvA family protein, with the protein MDGKAWLVLAAVFAVGLAVAAAVLLVRVFKARRLLLDSGIPLRDKALFWVAVVYTISPVDLVPDPVYLDDIGVLLLALRSLQAAATAVRPGKDPGAA; encoded by the coding sequence ATGGACGGAAAGGCCTGGCTCGTACTGGCCGCGGTCTTCGCGGTCGGGCTCGCGGTGGCCGCCGCGGTGCTGCTTGTACGCGTCTTCAAGGCGCGCCGGCTGCTCCTCGACTCGGGGATCCCGCTGCGCGACAAGGCCCTCTTCTGGGTCGCCGTGGTGTACACGATCTCCCCCGTGGACCTGGTCCCGGACCCGGTGTACCTGGACGACATCGGCGTCCTGCTGCTGGCCCTGCGCTCCCTGCAGGCGGCGGCCACCGCGGTCCGCCCGGGGAAGGACCCCGGCGCCGCGTGA
- a CDS encoding MarR family winged helix-turn-helix transcriptional regulator, translating into MAETRWLDDREMRAWSGFLAASALVNRRLDQQLKDDSGLSHPQYEILVRLAAAPDRELRMTDLANGLINSKSGLTYQVTQMEKAGLVRRRSCPSDVRGVFAVLTDAGAAKLDEAAPGHVATVREILVDVLTPAQLDALADGLGEVGRRLRAQGA; encoded by the coding sequence ATGGCTGAAACGAGATGGCTGGACGACCGTGAGATGCGCGCCTGGAGCGGGTTCCTGGCGGCGTCGGCGCTGGTGAACCGCCGCCTCGACCAGCAGCTCAAGGACGACTCCGGGCTCTCGCACCCGCAGTACGAGATCCTCGTACGACTGGCCGCGGCCCCCGACCGTGAGCTGCGGATGACCGACCTCGCCAACGGGCTGATCAACTCCAAGAGCGGGCTGACCTACCAGGTCACCCAGATGGAGAAGGCCGGCCTGGTCCGGCGCCGCAGCTGCCCCTCCGACGTCCGCGGGGTCTTCGCCGTCCTTACCGACGCGGGCGCCGCCAAGCTGGACGAAGCCGCGCCCGGGCACGTGGCCACGGTCCGGGAGATCCTCGTGGACGTCCTGACGCCGGCGCAGCTCGACGCGCTCGCCGACGGGCTGGGCGAGGTCGGCCGGCGATTGCGCGCGCAGGGCGCGTAG